In a single window of the Dreissena polymorpha isolate Duluth1 chromosome 3, UMN_Dpol_1.0, whole genome shotgun sequence genome:
- the LOC127874006 gene encoding uncharacterized protein LOC127874006, translated as MKVTLLEKKLAAVEADVIVNNTTQGLEISPNLQEAAGPGLRDECLRRYPNGIGYGEIAITRGHGLMCAEVFHIALPSYLHLNSLQVVFRTLTKCLNVANRRKWTSIAFASQGRGLRNYPPDVIADTFSNCVACFKAERRPRTTLKEVFIVAGNDVDGGGVQKYLARSGTVVTWPGLGMQRSKTKLPKGHSKFCGLQYDCEHSCAGFKGESSCPPCLHPECREEGQQTRDDPCAICLSDPLSASPVIQMKCGHIFHLKCTRTLLKKKWVGPKINFNFLRCPLCQAALEHHALAPLMRPISQLEVEIRAKAMLKLKRDGLLFAEEIMDRGSPYFNDRPRFAMDRYEFDMCCECKKPFYVGTASTECEETNTDPGTVKCQKCISASEERAKSEMKASKDTIRRITKKCPQCQVRIEKEGGCDFIFCPNCRKTFMWNKKYRLPRHRRTKSRSKIGESDIPPALSAEPVSLVAGVHEQV; from the exons ATGAAGGTTACGTTACTTGAGAAAAAACTCGCGGCAGTTGAG GCCGATGTTATCGTGAACAACACTACCCAGGGTCTGGAAATCTCGCCAAATCTTCAGGAGGCGGCCGGACCCGGACTTAGAGACGAGTGTTTACGGAGATACCCGAACGGGATCGGGTACGGCGAAATCGCCATCACTCGGGGCCACGGGCTTATGTGCGCCGAGGTGTTCCACATCGCACTGCCATCATATCTGCATCTTAACTCCTTACAG GTGGTGTTTCGAACGCTTACAAAGTGCCTGAACGTGGCAAACCGACGGAAATGGACGTCGATCGCGTTCGCGTCTCAGGGACGGGGCCTACGCAACTACCCCCCTGACGTCATTGCGGACACGTTCTCGAATTGCGTCGCGTGCTTCAAAGCCGAGCGTCGCCCGCGCACAACACTGAAGGAGGTCTTCATCGTCGCCGGAAATGACGTAGATGGGGGCGGCGTTCAA AAATACTTGGCCAGATCAGGAACTGTCGTTACTTGGCCCGGACTTGGAATGCAGC GCTCGAAGACTAAACTACCTAAGGGCCACTCGAAGTTCTGCGGTCTCCAGTACGACTGCGAACATTCCTGCGCGGGGTTCAAGGGCGAGAGTTCGTGCCCTCCGTGCCTGCACCCGGAATGCCGGGAAGAGGGCCAGCAGACCCGGGATGACCCGTGCGCAATCTGTCTCAGCGACCCCTTGTCCGCCAGTCCTGTAATACAG ATGAAATGCGGTCACATATTTCACCTGAAATGCACGAGAACATTGCTGAAGAAGAAATGGGTTGGTCCGAAGATCAACTTCAACTTCCTACGATGTCCTTTATGCCAG GCGGCTCTAGAACACCATGCGCTCGCCCCGCTCATGAGGCCTATCAGTCAACTCGAGGTCGAGATCAGGGCGAAGGCGATGCTCAAGCTGAAGCGAGACGGGCTCCTGTTCGCAGAGGAAATCATGGACCGGGGAAGTCCGTACTTCAATGACAGGCCGCGCTTTGCCATGGACCGCTACGAGTTCGACATGTGCTGCGAATGCAAGAAG CCATTTTACGTCGGCACTGCGTCAACCGAATGCGAGGAGACGAACACCGATCCCGGAACTGTGAAGTGCCAAAAATGTATCTCTGCGTCTGAAGAG AGGGCGAAATCAGAGATGAAAGCATCAAAAGACACCATTCGAAGAATTACCAAAAAGTGTCCGCAGTGTCAGGTCCGGATTGAAAAAGAAG GTGGTTGCGACTTTATATTCTGTCCAAATTGTCGAAAGACGTTTATGTGGAACAAGAAGTACCGGCTTCCCCGACACCGACGAACAAAATCTAGATCTAAGATCGGAGAGTCTGACATCCCGCCTGCGCTTTCGGCGGAACCCGTTTCGCTTGTAGCCGGCGTACATGAACAAGTGTGA
- the LOC127873171 gene encoding protein FAM177A1-like: MTENLGYSPQPVEFTDVVLEGEHVTSKKKKEPRRLVHFSDGVLEEYSTDEEEDQPAPPPPINPKTLSWVPWMWHYASTAAVKTLGAADTCGEKLAWFFGITSPKYQSAIDEFYRLKAEEEKEEEEVQSYKKNMALLNNVIVEGPTGEKTVGDPNNQKF, encoded by the exons ATGACTGAAAATCTAGGATATTCGCCACAG ccTGTTGAGTTCACAGATGTGGTGTTAGAAGGTGAGCATGTGACCTCCAAGAAGAAGAAGGAGCCACGTCGACTTGTCCACTTCAGTGATGGAGTACTGGAGGAGTACTCCACAGACGAGGAAGAGGATCAACCTGCGCCACCGCCACCGATCAACCCG AAAACACTATCCTGGGTACCATGGATGTGGCATTATGCATCTACTGCAGCTGTGAAGACACTAGGGG CTGCAGATACATGTGGTGAGAAGCTGGCATGGTTCTTTGGAATTACCTCCCCTAAATACCAGTCTgccattgatgagttctacagacTGAAAGCTGAg gaggagaaggaggaggaggaggtacAAAGCTACAAGAAGAACATGGCCTTGCTGAACAATGTCATAGTGGAGGGCCCGACTGGAGAGAAGACTGTGGGGGACCCCAACAACCAGAAGTTCTGA